The Haloarcula sp. H-GB4 genome segment GATGTGGTACGTCTCCACCATCGGCGTCGCCGTGGAGGTCGTCGCCTTCCTCATTCCGTGGTCGCTCGGGCTCATCCAGAATGTCGACCCGCTGCTGACGCGGACGCTGTTCTGGTACTTCGGCCACCCAGTCGTGTACTTCTGGCTTATGCCGGCGTACCTCGTCTGGTACACGATCCTACCGAAGCTGGCGGGCGGGCGACTGTTCAGTGACCCGCTGGCTCGCGTGGTCTTCGTCGCATTCCTGCTGCTCTCAACCCCGGTCGGCTTCCACCACCAGTACACCGACCCTGGTATTCCATCAGGGTACAAGTTCATCGCGATGACGAATACGATGTTCTTGCTGTTGCCCTCGCTGTTGACCGCGTTTACCGTGGTCGCCTCGGTTGAACACGGGGCTCGCCAGCGGGGTGCAAAGGGCTACCTCTCCTGGCTTCGGAATCTGCCGTGGGGCAAGCCGGCCTTTGCTGGCTGTATGCTCGCCGGCCTGATGTTCGCAGCGGGTGGGTTCTCCGGCATGATCAACGCCGGGATGAACATCAACTACCTCATCCACAACACCATCTGGGTGCCCGGCCACTTCCACCTCACCGTTGGGACTGCGTTCGCACTGACGGCGATGGCGATCAGCTACTGGCTGGTCCCACAGATCACCGGGAAGAAACTCCGACAGCGGAGCCTTGCTTCAGCTCAGCCGTATGTCTGGTTCGTGGGTATGGCAGTGATGTCGAACGCCATGCACCGGGCCGGCCTCGCCGGCATCCCACGACGGACTGCCGAACCGACGTACGACGAGTTCGCGTTCGAGGCCGTCGCCGGGACAGTCGGCGAGATGCGAATCCAGATTGCCATCGGCGGCTTCCTACTGTTCGTCGGCGCGGCGATGTTCCTCATCGTCATGGCCGACACCCTGCTCGCTCGCCGTGGTGGGACGCTATCGGTCAACGGCAACATCCCGGAGCCGCTATCCGGCGCGGACCACAGCCCGCGTATTCTGGACAACTACAAGCTCTGGACGGCGATTGCACTGCTGCTCATCGCCATCGCCTACGGGCCGCCACTCGCCAGCATGGTCGCTGATGGCCTATTCGCGCCCGGTAGCCCACCGATCCCGGTCTAACACCACTTCACTACTCTCTCATCATGTTTGACGACATCGACGGTCCGGAGCAGAAAACGCTGCTACGACTCCTCATCATCGTTGGAATCGGCTTGCCGATCCTCATCGAGGTCGTTACCTTCGGAAGTATGATGGGGCATCACTTGATGGGGGACACCGGAGGTGAAGCAGTCCCTGAAACGCCGACAGCGGCAGAGGCCGGTGCCGGCGTCGGTGACCCGATTCTGGAATCCGCCAACGTCTCAGCCCGCATCGATGCGGCGTCTGTCGTCACCGCTGACGATGGGTGGCGGTTCACGCTCGCAGTGAACGTGACGAACACTGGGTTAGACCCCGCAGCAGTTCGTCTTGACAGCGTTACCACCCGCAACGGAGAGACGGTTGCGGACACCGCAAGCACAGGACAGCTACCAGTGGGAGGAACTGACGACGTAACGCAGTCGTGGCTACTCCCGCCTGGCGAGCGCCCGGATACCGTCGCTGTAACGGTGTTCGTGTATCCAGACGGGGAATCAGTGCAGTCGACACAGTATACCGTCGCGCTCGGTGACATCCCCGTTTCGAACCGCTGACCGCCTCACCCGTCAACGGGGTCGCCACAGGACGGGCAGGTGTCAGCGTCGGGCGACAGCGACTCGCCGCATTCGCTACAGTACGACTGGCCGGCATCGCGGCCGCCCGGCGTGAAGACGGACGTGTCGTCCATCCACGCTTCGTCGGTTGCTGAGGCGCCCTCATTCGTATCGTCGGTCCCGGCCGCCTCCGAGTCCGTGTCTGTCCCGCTGTCGTCGACTGCCATCTCCGGTTCTTCGCCATCTCCCGATGACTGCGCGTTGTCCTGTACCGATTCGTGAGCGGGCGGCTCCGCCGCTGGGACCTCGTCGGGCGAAAACACTCGAGTCCCGGTGTGTCCCGATGGCTCTTCGTCGCTACCAGTATCTACGGTGTCGGCTCCCTCCCCAGTCTGTTCCCGGGAGTCCGGGGCAGCGTCCGCAGCCCGTTCGGCAGTCGGACTCTCGCCGCCGTTTTGTGAGCCGCCGACCGGTGGCATAATCGGGAACCGCTGGTCCGGACGGCGCTGTGGGTTCGAAAGTGGCGCGCGGATTCTGACAGTGGTCCCGGCGAGCAACTGGAGGAAGAGATATGCACTCGCCAGCACGCCGGGGACGGCAATGAAGAGGGGTGTGGCCTGCGATGGCTGGACGCCCGTCAGTTGGAGCGCTGTCTCAGCCACAGGACCAACGCCGGCCCGAGTCAGCCACGGGGACAGTGCCGACGATACGCCGGGTGCGGTGACCGTCTGGACCAGCCATCCAGTACTAAGCGAGACTGCGCTCACAAACACCAGCAGCGACAGGAATGCGGGGACCGAAACTGTGTACACGCGATGGCCGTAGGCGACGGTCCGGACGACCAAATGCACTGTTCCGAAGAGCGCAATGACCGTGAGCAGACGCCGCTGCCCGAGAGTGAGACTCACCAGCAGGCAGCCGAGGAGCACACTGCCGGGGATAGTGAGCAACAGGCTTGGGTGGTCCAGTCGATACGCGTCGGCGAGGTTGCCGTAGCTGTTCCGAAGCCGTCGGTTGACAAGGACGACAGTCGCCAGTGACGGACCGACGAGCCAGAGACCCGCGGCAAGCACAGTTCGCAGCGAGACAGTTTGGCCAGTAAGTGTCGCAAAAACAGTACGTTCGAGTCCGGGGAACTGCGCCAGCAGCAGCCCCGTCGCGAGCACCCAGCCACCGTAGATGAGCCATGCCAAGCCCACACCCACAAACAGCCAGGTCTCAGCTCGCAGTAGTGCGGCGGACTCGCGGAGTTCCAACCCCAGTCGACCACGCTCCATCAGCCTGATATTTTCCGACCGACCGCTTAACTGTGGGTGGTCATGCCGCCTGAATTGTCATCGTTGCGACACCCGATAGTTCAAGTTCATCGCCCGGTTGGATCGGTTCACGGTCGCCTTTCTGCAACTGGGTCTCGTTCAGTCGCGTCGGGTTGTCCCCAAGGTCAACAAGATAGTATCCTTCTGATTGGCGGTCGAACCGGACGTGTTCGCGGTGGATCCGAACCGCCTCGTCTTCCGGTCGCCCGGCGTCCAGTAGCGCGGCCCGGATCTCCCGACCGATGCGGTCCCCGTCTTCGACGGTGATGTCTCGACCTTCGACCGAGAGGACAAGTTTGTCCGGTACAGTCGCGTCGTCGGTGGACTGTGACGCGAGCGTGTCGACGGCGTTGCCCGTGGCTGCTGACTCACGCTCTGTCTCGTCGTCGGTTGACGACCCTTCTGTCGAATCAGCCGTCGACGTGTCACGTCCGCCGCGATGCGCGTCTAAATCTTCCCCACAGTTGACACAGAAGCTGGCATCGTCGTCGACAGCGATGTCACAGGACGGGCACGCGTCAAGCAAGTCGTCGTCTCCCGGTGTAATGTCCTGTACGTCGGCACCGCAGGCGACACAGAAATTCGCGTCGGCGTCGAGTTCGCAGTCACAGTCCGGACAGCTAATCGTCGCCCCGTCGTTATCTGCCTCCTGAGCTTCGTCGGATAGCTCGTCGTCCACATCGGAGTCACTGCCGGATTGGTCCGAGGTGCCGTCGGCCTCACCGGGTTCTGCCTCGGTACCAGTGTCGGCTTCAGTTTCGTATTCCGTCGCTGTCTCCGCGGTTTCCGCCGTCTCCGCTGTCTCCGCAGTTTTCGCCGTCTCCGCTGTCTCCGCCGTCTCGTCTCCGGCCTCGGCTGCCCCAGTGTCCGAGACCTCATCCTCCGAGACTTCGTCGACGCTATCATCGTCGACAGTGTGCCCGTCCTGAGACTCGGTTTCGTCGCTAGCCTCCACCGACCGGCCATCCATCGGGTCCGCCTTGTCCGTGCCTTCCGGTATCAGGTCGGCATCGTCCGGCACCCCATCATCGGTGTCAAAATCAGCAGCGCTTTCGTCAGTGTGTTTCCACTCACCACAGTCCGGATTTGTGCACCATCCGCCCGCGACTGTCGGATCAAAGTCCTCGTCGCATATGGGGCATTTTACCGTACGGTCGGATTCAGGCATGGGTTTCGTTAGGTCCTACAGAGTCGAGAAATAAAATACTTGTCCCACGAAACTTTCTCTCTACTCGTCTGTCATAATCACGGTGTCACGTTCGGAAATATCGAGGTCAGGGTCAATGTCTCGAACTGGCATCCCACCGCTTTCCGGTGTTTCTGGGAGCGCACTGTCGGCAAACAGGAGCACCGAGATGTTGTCTTTCCCACCGCGGTCGTTTGCCAGTGACATGAATTCCTGACTCGCCGCGTCGAGGGACGATGCATCGAGGATCACGTCACGGATCTCGTCGTCGGTGACGGCTGCTTCGCGGATACGCTCGGCCACTGAATCGGCGTGGTCCGAATCGACGTACTCCTCGTACAGTTCCGGCGCGTCGGTCTGTGCATCGATGAGTCCGTCGCTGGTCGCCAGCACCGTGTCTTCTGCGTACAGCCTGACTGTTCGCGTGTCCACCCCGACAGTCGCCTCGTCGGGGTCCTCATAGCCGGACCCACCCAGCGCGCGTGTGATTTCGTTCCCGTTGGGATGGACATGTGCCTCAACAGGGTCGATTTCGTCGCTGTCGACCCACTCCTGAACGACGGCGTGGTCTCTGGTCAGCGGCGAGATCGTCTCACGGGCACTGTTGACGACGTAGGCCCGACTATCACCGACCCAGCCATAATGGAGTTTGCCGTCGGCGTAGATCCCTGCGACAACCGTCGTGTAGGACTGTGTCCCGGTCTCGTTTGCGTACCGGATGATCTCACGGTGGGCAGCCGTAATCGCCTCTGCCACGGCAGTTTCGAGTTCCCGCTCACCGGGCGGGTCCGGGAGGACATCACGGGCGACATCGACATCGAAGTCACCGGGATAGCTCCGGGCCGTTCGAATCGCCACGGGAGCAAGGTGTTCAGCCACGATGGTCGTCGTGATGTACGACGCGATGTCGCCGGCGTCGTGCCCGCCGGCCCCGTCAGCGACCACGAACACACCGGCCGAGCGGTTCATCGGTTGTTCGGTGCCATCGGGTTCGGACGTATCTCCGTCGTCAATGTCAGCGCCGTCCGTGTCGGCAGCCGTATACGCCGCCGTCTCAGTACCGGCTGTCTCGTCTGTCACGTCCGCCGTCTCGTCGCCGTCTGCTGTGGCCGTGTCCTGCGACTGCGGTCTGTCTTGCCCGCGGTAGCCGTCCCGATGGCCCTCCTCGAACACCGTCAGAGAGACGCTGTCCTCGTTGATTCCCTGCCCTCGCTTCCTGTCGCCGATGTCGTAGTTCGTGCTGTATCTCATGACTCCTCCGGATGGAACTCGAACGTAACCCCGTAGGTCGGATGAACCAGCGATACCAGATCGCCGTCAGTGAGTGTCACCGACTCGGGGGGCACGTTGCCGTGTCTGTCAGTCGGGTCCTCTCCCTCGGAGCGCAGACGGTTGCGTCCGGGTTCGGAGAGGACCCGCTGCCAGCCCGCCCCTTTCTGGACGAACGTCCCATTGAGACTTCGGTCGTGGAGGGACCACTCGCCGTCCTCGATATCAAACTGTACCTGTACTGAGGAGATGTACTCTCCCTGCGGGTCCTCGATTGTTATCGATGCCGGGGGACCACTCGCGCCCTGTCGCCCGATAGTGTCGCCCGGTTCGACAGTGAACTGCCTGTCTGCCTGAATATATGTCACTGACGCCGTCGCGGGCGGTGTTGGGTCTCGCCGTTCGAGGACCTCTTTGAGAACCGTCGCGTTCCGGTATCGGTCACGATAGTGTGACTGTGTGGCCCGCTCGACAATTTCAGCCAGATAATCGTCGCAGTTGGCTCCGAACGCCTGCGGGTTCACGCCGTCCTTTTTCGGGACGCTCCCCTTGAGCAGGAACAAGAGTATTTTGCCGATAGAATACACGTCCGACCAGGGGCCCTGCCGAACGTCGGTTCGACTGGCCTCTGCGACTTCCCGGGGCTTGAACGGCCCCAGAATCGTCGTCCCGGTGTTCCCGGAGGACGGATCCTCGGTCGCATCGAAGCCCGTCGCAGTATTGAAATCGATTAGTGTAGGCGTGATATCGGGCGTGAGCATCACGTTCTCCGGTTTCAGGTCCCGGTAGACGATCTCGTTCTCGTGGAGAAAGCCCATCGCGTCACAGAGGTCGATACCAATCTGACGGACCTGTTCGCTGTCGTCGATTGGACCGTGCTGGTCGATGACTTCGTCGAGTTCGATCCCGTCGACGATTAGCTGGACGACCAGAAACGGAACGTCGCGCTCTGTGACCTGGTCGTAGTAGTCCATCACGTTCTCGTGGCCGCCGGCCCGGCGGATGCGTTCCAGTGAGCCGACCTCCTTTTTGAAGTACTCCTCGATGATGTCGGGGTTGTTTTGGGATTCGGTGTAGTTGGGATATTTCACGGCGACGGACTCGCCGCTGTCGATGTCTGTAGCGCGGAACGCCTTTGCGAACCCCCCTTTGCCGAGGAACTCCTCGAGTTTGTACTGGCCGGTGATGACATCACCGCTCTCAGGTTCCCAGGTCATGACTTACCCGTTTCCCCGACCGGTAGCGGTCCTACCGACACCGCAGATTAGGACGGTCACTTCTGGATGCCCTCGTCGGTGACGATTTTCGTCGCCTTGTTTTGCTCCTTGCGCCCGCCTTCCATCACGATACGCGTCTCCCGCTCGGCTGTCTGGACGGCCTCAGTGTCCTCGCCGTGGATGCGCGTCATCCGCTCCAGTTGGGTCTGGGCTTCGGCGACGTTGCCCTTGCCGAGTTCCGTCTTGATAACGGTCTGTCGGTGGTCCACGTCGACCTGTTCGTTGTGTTCGGCCAGTTTCGTCTCGTCGTCGGTGTAGTCAACGGTGATTGATTCCCGCGTCGTCTCGCCGCCGGCGTGCAGCGTGACATCCGCCAGTGACACGGCGTCTTGCGGGTCGCTGGCCGGAGCGTGTATCTTTAGCACGACCCGCTGGGTCTCTCGGTCAAGCAGGTCGGGCAGCGGCACGACGGCCGTGTTGTCCTCCCAATCGGGGTTCACAGACTGAGTCTGTGGGAGCGAACGGTACACCTCGCTCACCTCGACACCGTCAGCCACGTCGAGTTCGAGACGAGCGTCGGGAGCGACAACGGTCCCGGCCTCCTCGACTGCATCGCCGAAGAACGACTCAATGTCGCCGGCGGCATCCAGATGTGTCCATTCGCCGCGGGCAACGGTCCCGAGCGTCCGGATCGTCTCCTCGCGGTAGTCGCTCCCGATGCCGGCCGCCTTGATTCTGATACCCTCGGTGTCGATTTCGCGCGCTAACGTCCCGAACGCTTCCGGGGCATGTGAGTTGTCCTTCCCGTCAGAGAGGAGCAGGACTCGACGGGCCGTGTTCTCGTCGGTCGGTAAATCCTGCAGGGACGCCTTCGCTTCCAGCAGGCCGCTGTACATATCAGTGCCCCCACCAGCGGAGATGTCAGCGACCGCGTCCACTGCCGTGTCGCGCGAAACAGTTCCCCACCGCGTCGGCGCAAGTACCGTCGTAACCTCGTTGTCGAAGGCGATGATCGAGATGTAATCGTCTTCGTCGAGTAGCCCGAAGACCCATTCAGCGCCGGCGCGTGCCTGCTCGATGTCGTCGCCGGCCATCGACCCACTGGCGTCGATACAGAGGGCAATCTGTCGCGTGGGTGGTTCCTCCAGCCGTCCGGGCTCGACTTCGATCTCAGCGGTCAGTTTCGCCCCGCCCGTCGGCACGTAGGGTCGGTTGACCTCGCTCACGACAGTAGCGGTCATACTGGTAGATGGGTCGTACGGAGTAATTATATGTTTCCCTCAAATCGAGGAAAAAAGTTCCACCTGCTACCCAGGCCGGTAGCCTGTAGCTACCATCTGTCCCCCCAGTAGTAGGTACTATCTACGCCACCTGTTGCGCTGTCTCGACTCGACTCCCGACCCAGAGGAGGGTTCCAAACAGTGCCACCACAGTGAGCGGGAGGAGCCACTGGAACAGCGAGAGAAGCCCAGCGCTTGCCTGAACACCGACAACGAGCAGGATAGTGGGCCCACAGCAGGCGAACCCGGAGAGCAGTCCCGGTAGTCCCGACACAGCCCCTGCACCCGGGCCGAGACGGCAGGCCGATGGGCCGCGCCACGCGACGACGGAGACAGCGAGGTTGAGTCCGACCAGCGCTGCCAGAACTGCCCCAAGAAGCATATTCAGCGGCGCGACGAGCAGTTCAACTGGGCCGACGACCACTAATGCAATCGGTTCCCACTGAAACGGGCCGACTTGTCGGAACGCACGGGTAAGCGGGTTACTGACGACAGAGACTTTGTAGCCGGATGGGCCGAAGCCGAGATGCCTGAGGCCAGCGAGATACAGCAGGAAGTACGCCAGTCCGGACACACCCAGAGACACCCGTCCGTCACGGCGGCTGAGCGTCCCGCTGACCGCAACTACAGTGTTCCGAAACAGGCGCTGGGTGCTGGCAACCACACCTGCCCCGTCGGTCGGGCTGTCAGCTGACATACCCACTCTCCGGATAGAAGCCGGCCCAGGCGAACCACATCGCGTCGAAGGACAGCGTTCGATCCAGCGGGAGCGAATCGGCATCATATGCCGTCCCGTTGATCGTGTAGCTGTCGTCCGACGCCACAACTGACATCGGTTCTGGGTTCGCGTACACATAGCCGGTTGCGAGGTCGGTATCAGCGACAGCGACGTACGGCGTGTCGTCGATATGGCCAGTCAGCACGCGCTGACTCAGCAGTGTCTCCTTGTCGAATGCGAGCGCCCCTGTGTCCGTCCGGGTTCCGATGACGACAGCCTTGGGGTGAGCGCGACTGTCGCCTTGAAGGGGCTCAAACAGCGTCCGCGTACTCGAATAGTAGCCGCGCTTCTCGTTGTACTGACCGTACGGGTCGACACCGTAGCGCCGCGAGAAGCCGGTGTCTTCGGTGAGGATGCGGGTCTCCGGATAGACGCCAGACCAGTGGCTCCACGTCGTCCAGGTGACCCGGAACTCCCGTAGCGACTCGCTAGTTAGTGGGCCTGTAATCGCTGTCGCCAGCATCTGGGGCCACCAGCTATCGGTGCCCCGGTCGTACATCGTCAGATTCGAGTTCACTAGCCGCCCGGAGACGCCGAACTCCACCGGGCCGCGCTCGAACCCCTGTGCAGTACCCGTCAGCGGACAGTACGTCACAGCGACGGCGTCGCCGGCAATGGTGTCGTTGACGATTTCGTGATGGACGAGAATGTACTGCGGATAGGCCTTCGCCTCCCCGTCCCGGACTACGCCGAACACCGGGTCGTCCGGAGCCAGTCCGTCCGGGGGCGTGTCGGCGAACGTCGGATCATCGATGGCTGGAATACCGTCTTTGGGAACGCCGCCACTGACGATATTTTCTTCGAGTGTCCCGATTTCGTAGTCCAGATACAGGCGGCTATCAGCTGTCGGTGGCTTTGACCCGTCGCTTCGGTCGGTTGCCGTTGACGCCGCGCTGGTTCCAGTACTGGATCCGGGTGCCGAGCCAGCTTCAGTAGTAGAACTGTCATTCCCAACACAGCCTGCGCCGCCGAGCGCCACACCAACTCCAGTCGTAGCGAGAAACCGTCGGCGGGAAAAGTCCATACTATGCGTGGGAATCCCAACCACTAAGTCTCGCGGTGAGGGGGCGGTAACTCCCTGTTCAGCCACTCATTGAGGGAATTTCGGCGAGCGTGCCAGCGGTCGGACCGCCTAATCGACGAGAGTAGCGACCAGCGACGAGACGTACGCCAGTTCGTCCTCGTTCACCCCGTGGCCCATCCCCTCGTAGATGCGTTCCTCCACGTCCCCATTCAGTTGCTCGAAGACCGAGGCTGTGACGTGTACGCGTTCTTCGGGAATGTGCGGGTCGACGTCGCTACAGCCCAGGAACACCGGCGTCTCCTCGATGTCGCCCTCGTACTCGCTTTCGTCGATAGACTCGCCGATGAGACCGCCACTGAGGGCTACAAGACCGCCGTAGCGCTGTGGGTCTCGAGCGACGAACTCGCTCGCGAGACAGGCTCCCTGTGAGAAACCGAGAACGAGCACGCTATCGGTCGGAATCCCGGCTTCTTCTGCCTTCGTGATGGCGTCCTCGATAGCTTGCAGCCCCGATGACCGACCGGGCTCGTTCTGCTCGACTGGCGAGAGGAAGGAGTTGGGGTACCAGGTGTTCCGCGCGGCCTGGGGCGCAAGCAGGGCCAGCCCGTCCTGCTGGAACTCGGCGCCCATCTGGACGATACTCCGGGCAGTTGCACCCCGGCCGTGGACCAGCACCGCTGCCGCGCTCGCCTCCGACAGCGCGGTTCCGGCGGTCACGAGTTGCTGACCTTGGTGGGGGCCGCTCATCGCTCTCCTTCCGGTCGTTGGCTTCGTCCTGTCACGCCCGTGCAGTCGGTTTCTCTTCCAGTTCGCCCGGTCACCGTAGTCAGCCACCGTGTCGTGTGCATACTCCAGATAGCGCGCGAAGACACTTGACTTGGCACATCGGTCAATCGGTCGAAAT includes the following:
- a CDS encoding FHA domain-containing serine/threonine-protein kinase codes for the protein MTWEPESGDVITGQYKLEEFLGKGGFAKAFRATDIDSGESVAVKYPNYTESQNNPDIIEEYFKKEVGSLERIRRAGGHENVMDYYDQVTERDVPFLVVQLIVDGIELDEVIDQHGPIDDSEQVRQIGIDLCDAMGFLHENEIVYRDLKPENVMLTPDITPTLIDFNTATGFDATEDPSSGNTGTTILGPFKPREVAEASRTDVRQGPWSDVYSIGKILLFLLKGSVPKKDGVNPQAFGANCDDYLAEIVERATQSHYRDRYRNATVLKEVLERRDPTPPATASVTYIQADRQFTVEPGDTIGRQGASGPPASITIEDPQGEYISSVQVQFDIEDGEWSLHDRSLNGTFVQKGAGWQRVLSEPGRNRLRSEGEDPTDRHGNVPPESVTLTDGDLVSLVHPTYGVTFEFHPEES
- a CDS encoding b(o/a)3-type cytochrome-c oxidase subunit 1 gives rise to the protein MVFVDSYPKTSKLVRSEFIVAFVALGIGALFGVIQALHRTGVFRGFISSADYYTILTGHGVLLALVFTTFFIAGLFTWAVASSLERELPQRIAWSAFWIMLTGTVLAAVSIIGGLVGAPSILGHDLKADVLFTFYAPMKAHPAFYIGAALIIVGSWVAGLAYFKSLWDWRSENPDERIPLQTFMVLTTMLMWYVSTIGVAVEVVAFLIPWSLGLIQNVDPLLTRTLFWYFGHPVVYFWLMPAYLVWYTILPKLAGGRLFSDPLARVVFVAFLLLSTPVGFHHQYTDPGIPSGYKFIAMTNTMFLLLPSLLTAFTVVASVEHGARQRGAKGYLSWLRNLPWGKPAFAGCMLAGLMFAAGGFSGMINAGMNINYLIHNTIWVPGHFHLTVGTAFALTAMAISYWLVPQITGKKLRQRSLASAQPYVWFVGMAVMSNAMHRAGLAGIPRRTAEPTYDEFAFEAVAGTVGEMRIQIAIGGFLLFVGAAMFLIVMADTLLARRGGTLSVNGNIPEPLSGADHSPRILDNYKLWTAIALLLIAIAYGPPLASMVADGLFAPGSPPIPV
- a CDS encoding DUF3179 domain-containing protein produces the protein MDFSRRRFLATTGVGVALGGAGCVGNDSSTTEAGSAPGSSTGTSAASTATDRSDGSKPPTADSRLYLDYEIGTLEENIVSGGVPKDGIPAIDDPTFADTPPDGLAPDDPVFGVVRDGEAKAYPQYILVHHEIVNDTIAGDAVAVTYCPLTGTAQGFERGPVEFGVSGRLVNSNLTMYDRGTDSWWPQMLATAITGPLTSESLREFRVTWTTWSHWSGVYPETRILTEDTGFSRRYGVDPYGQYNEKRGYYSSTRTLFEPLQGDSRAHPKAVVIGTRTDTGALAFDKETLLSQRVLTGHIDDTPYVAVADTDLATGYVYANPEPMSVVASDDSYTINGTAYDADSLPLDRTLSFDAMWFAWAGFYPESGYVS
- a CDS encoding alpha/beta hydrolase, whose amino-acid sequence is MSGPHQGQQLVTAGTALSEASAAAVLVHGRGATARSIVQMGAEFQQDGLALLAPQAARNTWYPNSFLSPVEQNEPGRSSGLQAIEDAITKAEEAGIPTDSVLVLGFSQGACLASEFVARDPQRYGGLVALSGGLIGESIDESEYEGDIEETPVFLGCSDVDPHIPEERVHVTASVFEQLNGDVEERIYEGMGHGVNEDELAYVSSLVATLVD
- a CDS encoding PP2C family serine/threonine-protein phosphatase, encoding MRYSTNYDIGDRKRGQGINEDSVSLTVFEEGHRDGYRGQDRPQSQDTATADGDETADVTDETAGTETAAYTAADTDGADIDDGDTSEPDGTEQPMNRSAGVFVVADGAGGHDAGDIASYITTTIVAEHLAPVAIRTARSYPGDFDVDVARDVLPDPPGERELETAVAEAITAAHREIIRYANETGTQSYTTVVAGIYADGKLHYGWVGDSRAYVVNSARETISPLTRDHAVVQEWVDSDEIDPVEAHVHPNGNEITRALGGSGYEDPDEATVGVDTRTVRLYAEDTVLATSDGLIDAQTDAPELYEEYVDSDHADSVAERIREAAVTDDEIRDVILDASSLDAASQEFMSLANDRGGKDNISVLLFADSALPETPESGGMPVRDIDPDLDISERDTVIMTDE
- a CDS encoding zinc ribbon domain-containing protein, with the protein product MPESDRTVKCPICDEDFDPTVAGGWCTNPDCGEWKHTDESAADFDTDDGVPDDADLIPEGTDKADPMDGRSVEASDETESQDGHTVDDDSVDEVSEDEVSDTGAAEAGDETAETAETAKTAETAETAETAETATEYETEADTGTEAEPGEADGTSDQSGSDSDVDDELSDEAQEADNDGATISCPDCDCELDADANFCVACGADVQDITPGDDDLLDACPSCDIAVDDDASFCVNCGEDLDAHRGGRDTSTADSTEGSSTDDETERESAATGNAVDTLASQSTDDATVPDKLVLSVEGRDITVEDGDRIGREIRAALLDAGRPEDEAVRIHREHVRFDRQSEGYYLVDLGDNPTRLNETQLQKGDREPIQPGDELELSGVATMTIQAA
- a CDS encoding zinc-ribbon domain-containing protein; the protein is MERGRLGLELRESAALLRAETWLFVGVGLAWLIYGGWVLATGLLLAQFPGLERTVFATLTGQTVSLRTVLAAGLWLVGPSLATVVLVNRRLRNSYGNLADAYRLDHPSLLLTIPGSVLLGCLLVSLTLGQRRLLTVIALFGTVHLVVRTVAYGHRVYTVSVPAFLSLLVFVSAVSLSTGWLVQTVTAPGVSSALSPWLTRAGVGPVAETALQLTGVQPSQATPLFIAVPGVLASAYLFLQLLAGTTVRIRAPLSNPQRRPDQRFPIMPPVGGSQNGGESPTAERAADAAPDSREQTGEGADTVDTGSDEEPSGHTGTRVFSPDEVPAAEPPAHESVQDNAQSSGDGEEPEMAVDDSGTDTDSEAAGTDDTNEGASATDEAWMDDTSVFTPGGRDAGQSYCSECGESLSPDADTCPSCGDPVDG
- a CDS encoding VWA domain-containing protein, translating into MTATVVSEVNRPYVPTGGAKLTAEIEVEPGRLEEPPTRQIALCIDASGSMAGDDIEQARAGAEWVFGLLDEDDYISIIAFDNEVTTVLAPTRWGTVSRDTAVDAVADISAGGGTDMYSGLLEAKASLQDLPTDENTARRVLLLSDGKDNSHAPEAFGTLAREIDTEGIRIKAAGIGSDYREETIRTLGTVARGEWTHLDAAGDIESFFGDAVEEAGTVVAPDARLELDVADGVEVSEVYRSLPQTQSVNPDWEDNTAVVPLPDLLDRETQRVVLKIHAPASDPQDAVSLADVTLHAGGETTRESITVDYTDDETKLAEHNEQVDVDHRQTVIKTELGKGNVAEAQTQLERMTRIHGEDTEAVQTAERETRIVMEGGRKEQNKATKIVTDEGIQK